The segment ttccatggacagaggagcctggcgggctactgtccacgggatgcaaaagagtcagacacgtttGAGCAACTGATCGCACACGTACGGGGGCAATTAAAGTGGAGTTCTAGCTCCTGAGTTCTGACACTTTCTGTGTCAGAAAGACACACTTCTGTGTCTTGCAGAGCCCCTTCTTTTGTCCAGGTAGCTGTAGAAGTCCTGGTGTAGAGTTGTACGTAAATGCAGTTCCAGTACATGGTGTAGTGCCAGTTGCCTCAGATCATCTGAGAAGCTTATGAAAGATCCCCGAGCCTCTCCTCtgtagattctttttaaaaaattttgttaactaattttatttaaaaataaaaatgtttttctgactgcactgagtcttacttgcagcatgcaggatctttagttgcagcatatgggatctagttccccatcAGGAATGGAACCccggccccctgtattgggagtccagaatcttagccactggaccaccagggaattccttcctCTGTAGATTCTGATTCACCTAGTCTAGAATGGGACATAGAAGGctacatctccccatttcccacaTTTTTCTGAGTATTTTCCCAGGACTCGCCTCAGATAATCAGGAGCTGATCCTTGTGTTTTTGCTGCCAGACTCTGATGTGGCCAGAAGCTTTTGCAGACATCCCAATCTgcccagaaggaagaaaacactgCTATACCCTGCTCCATTTTGTCAGGTATGGGCATAGAGTCTTccccaggtggccagagtacagtaagttcagttcagttcagtcgctcagtcatgtctgactctttgctaccccatgaaccgcagcgtgccaggcctccctgtccattgccaactcccagagtccacccaaacccatgtccattgagtcggtgatgccatccaaccatttcatcctctgttgtccccttctcctcctgccctcaatctttcccagcatcagagtcttttcagagctgtgagtcagctcttcacatcagatggccaaagtattggagtttaagcctcagcatcagtctttccaatgaacacccaggactgatctcctttaggatggactggttggatctctttgcagtccaagggactctcaagagtcttctccaacaccacagctcaaaagcatcaattcttcggcactcagctttctttatagtccaactctcacatccatacatgaccactggaaaaaccatagccttgactagacggacctttgttgacaaagtaatgtctctgcttttcaatacgctgtccaggttgttcataactttccttccaaggagcaagcgtcttttaatttcataaggcTATATCtgttgacaaacctagacagcatattaaaaagcaggcatCACTTTtccgacaaaggttcatctagtcagagctatgatttttccagtagtcacgtacggatatgagagctggaccttaaagaaggctgaccaccaaaggattgatgctttcaaactgtggtacaggagaagactcttgagagtcctttggactgcaaggagatcaaaccagtccattctaaaggaaatcagtcctgaataatcattggaaggactgacattgaatctgaagctccaaaactttggccacctgatgggaagacctgactcattggaaacgaccctgatggtgggaaggattgaaggcaggaggagaaggggatgacagaggatgagatagttggatggcatcattgactcaaaggacatgagtttgagccaactctgggagatagagaaggacagggaggcctggcatgctacagtccatgggattgaagagagtcggacacgactgagactgagcAATAACAAATGCCtgttgataatattttattgaagaatcACACCATAGAAAAGAGAAGTACACCATAGAAACTACTTTCAAGTATAGCAATAGGCCCTAACTTCTCCTAAGAAATCATCAGGCCAGCTGCTAGACTGTCTCCACATGGACAAAGGTATTTCCTGTCCCTAGACGTGGAGGTCTTCTCAACGCCTATCACAGTCAGAGCTCAAATGCTTCTCAAGAGCCCTGAAAAGAGACAGTTTTCCCCTTACTTGTTTCTAGGTTCCAGATTCTCATGTAATCAGCCATTCTGTgcccatgactttttttttaaattttattttatttttaaactttacaatattgtattagtttttccaaatatcgaaatgaatctgccacaggtatacctgtgttccccatcctgaaccctcctccctcctccctccccataccctccctctgggtcgtcccagtgcaccagccccaagcatccagtatcgtgcatcgaacctggactggcgactcgtttcatacatgatattatacatgtttcaatgccattctcccaaatctccccaccctctcccacagagtccataagactgatctatacatcagtgtctcttttgcatgACTTATTGAATAAGGAGATATTTGGTCGAGAGAAATTAATGCAGGATATTCATTTCCAGCTGCACTTGAAAGGAGCGAATGACAAAAGAGAATGGGAGGGGGAGATGAGGACTGAGTATGAAGACTCTGGCCAGCTGGGGGGCTGCAATAAGGTGGCTTTGATtggtggatatatatatatatatatatatatatatatatatgaatatattgtaTACTTCTATAATTATACTAAAAATAAGACTGTAGATTCTAGTCTTGTCAGTCATCTACACCATTTTTAATGGACTCTTGGCTTAGGAGTGTAACCTTCAGTAACTTACTTCAATTAGAAGCGAGGGGCCTCAGGAGAAGACTTACCCCTGAGTATGCCCACAGGAGTGCTGCCTAGGACATCCTCCTGCTCATCAGCTTCCTCAGGTCTCTCTTCATATCtttgttcctcaggctgtagagAAAAGGGTTCAgcatggaggacagaatggtgtaGATGACTGTTGCCACTCGGTCCTTGATGGTGTAGGTGGACAGGGGTcggaaataaacataaataatgcTTCCATAAAAGAGGGTCACCATGGTGACATGGGAACCACAGGTAGAGAAAGCTTTATGTTTCCCAGCAGCCAAAGGGATCTTAAGAACGACAATGAGGATGCGTAGGTAAGAGATGATAACACATATGAAAGGGCTCACCAGGGTTACCAGTCCTTCGGTGTTAATGACAATTTCATTGACAAGCGTGGAGGAGCAGGACAGCTTCAGTAGAGGGTTGATGTCGCAGAGGAAGTGGTGGATGATattggagtcacaaaagagaagATGATTTATCAGGAGAACCAGTAAGAGGGAATGGAGGTGAGAGATGGAGCAGGAGAAGGTTACCAGCAGGACACAGCGGTGGCGGTTCATGGTGGTGACATAGTGGAAGGGGtcacagatggccacatagcggtcaatGGCCATGGCTGCCAGGAGGTAACTCTCTGTGTTGGCAAAAGCCAAGAAGAAATACATCTGGGTCATACACTCAGCATAGGAGATGGACTTCTTCTTTGACAGAAAGTTCACCAGCATCTTGGGAACTATGGTGGTTGTGTAGCAAACATCAATAAAGGATAAAATGctaaggaaaaaatacatgggtGTCTGAAGCTGAGTGTCAGAGCGGATGGCCAGAATGATAAGCACGTTTCCCACTATGGTGACTACGTACATGATGAAGAAGAGGGCAAAGAGTGGCTTCTGGTCCTCAGGCCGGGACGAGAGTCCCAGAAGGATGAACTCGGAGACACTGCTGGTTTGGTTAACTCTCTCCATGGTCCTGCATAGGCCAatacatatattcaaatatatagtaaaaaaaaattttaattcaacaaaTTTCAATTCATTCCTCTCTTTCCTAGGGTTCCTATAAAAAGTCCATGATTTTGTCATCCTTTCCACAGTCCACAAAAGTAAGTTGAACAATAAAATTGAACCTGTGTTAAGTGCAAGGACATCAGAGAGTGAATTTCCTTTCAGAAAGAATCCCAGGTAGACTTCAGCCATGCACTATTCTTATTtccccacaaatatttattagatttGCTGAAGTTCATCTCTCTACCATccttgcaaacaaaacaaaacaaataaacaaaaaaccaaacagtGAATCAGGTAAATAAGGTAACTGCTGACATAGGCACACAGTGACACAGTGCCAGTAGTCACCCTTTCAGAGCCAGTATTTTAATTCAAACCtggtttgggaaaaaaaaaaaaaaactgtattataGAGTTGGCCAAAATTTCATTTGGGGTTTTCCATAagatatggaaaaacctgaatgaactttttggtcagccCAATATTTGAACCTATGCATTAAAACATTCATAAACATTGAGGATTTATGGTCTCACAATTATTCAGTATCACTGTTTTAAACACTCACTAGGAACCCAACACCTAGATTAAAAAGATGAGTGATTCTCAGTTCCTATTCTTAAGGCGGTTATAGTCTGGCAGGAAAGACAAACTTTTACACAAATAACTGCCACAAAATTCTACAGGTATGGTGATAGACATACTTAAAAGCAGAGAGCATCATGTGGTGTCTTTGAGAAGAGCATGCGTTTTGAAATCAGCTCCTTCACTTtctggctgtgtggctttgggctgGTTACCTAACATCTCTGTTTCCTGGTGTCCTTCTCTGAAATCTGGGACAGTAAACACCTCCCTTCTCGGCTTCCTCTTCTCCTGCTCCACCATCGTCTTCATGTCTTCCTTTACTTCCTGCCCAAATCCGCTCCTTTGTCAGGTGTATCTGGATGCTCTTGAAAACACTTATTCTGTACTTCTTTGCAAAACCTTATagctttcatatttttcattgtttgaCCGTGCTTCACCCAAGTTTACGAGACTTGGTGGGAGAAACATTTCTTTGTGCTTTGTTTGATTTGAAAATGAGCGCACAATTAAGAGAAACAAAAGTCATACTTAAGACCTATTAAGCCTTACTGTGTATTAGGCAGCGAGCTAAATGCTTTATGTATATGACAGATGACAATTCTCTAACCTGGTTCTCAGCAACAGTCCCTTTcaatagatcacatcctgggccataaagctagccttggtaaattcaaaaaaatagaaatcattccaagcatcttttctgaccacaatgcagtaagattagatctcaattacaggagaaaaactattaaaaattccaacatatggaggctgaacaacacgctgctgaataaccaacaaatcacagaagaaatcaaaaaagaaatcaaaatttgtatagaaacgaatgaaaatgaaaacacaacaactcaataGATGAGAACATTGAGGTTAGGCACTGAGCACTTTCCTCAAGATCATGCAACCCAGAAGGGCCAGAGCCTAGATCCCAAATGGGATAGTCTTAAGCACAAATGCTTTCATAAAGCTTCAGAAGTTTATGCTAGGAACAAATGTCCAGGGGAGTTGTTTTTCACTGTGGAATTTTCCACCCTAACATCTTTATTCCAGTGACGACAGGCTTGCAAAATCAGTGTTGCGTGTAGTCTCTTACTGTAACTGCTAGAGACAGGACCGCTCCCAAGTCTTGTGTGGACTGGGAGCTGTGGTTCTGTGGAGCTGTGCCAGCGGGTAGGGAAACATTCAGGAGACAGagccaggagatgtgggttgagaTCTGGGCTCCACCGTCTACTCACAATGTGTCTGGCAAAATCCCTTCATCACTCTGAGTTTCACTTTCCTAATCCTTAAGGTAAAAACTGCTCTCAAGAGAAAAACGAGGAACATGGGTGTGAAAACCACAAACACAGTATATGTCAGCAGGATGACTGGGAAATGTCTGATAAAGAAGAAAGTAGCATCAGGGGAAGGTGAGGTGGAGCTAAATGGAATGCAGACACAGGAAAGGAGTTCAGCTATGAGAACAGACCAGGCTGAGTCTAGAATCATGGTGGGTGGATGTTACTGGAATCAgtgattttcctattttattccaTTCCGTGTAGTACCCATTAGCGTGGGCTTTGATTCTTTAAGGATCTCCGTGGTTTCACCTGCTAGGTATCTCTTGAATCTTCAACTCTTCCTCTCCCTGGTCAGCACTCTGTTGAAAGCCATCATTTCCCATTCAGATTGTTGCAGCCTCATCTAAATGATGTATTTGGTTCCCCTGTCCTCTCTTGACAGCCCCTCCCCCGTCATTCTCTGCCCTGCACCCACAGTGATCTTTTAACAATAAATGTAATCACCTGACTTTTGAGGTTCAAGTCTGTTTGTTTCCTAGGGCTACTGTAACAAGGTATCACATTGGAGAGATGTGGTTGGAAAACTCTCCCCAGAGGGTGAGTGGAGCTCTGGCATCACCCTTACCCCAGAATCCTTGGAGAATGGGTCTCCAGGAAGTCCCTCCTTGTATCTTAACTGGGTCTTCCCAACACAGCTTCAGTGATTACCCAACAGCAAGGTCAGAGACTCCTTGGAGCTTGCTTGGTGCTCATTCAGGGCTCAGTGAGGGACACGAAGTCTCAGGGAGAGGTGGCGACTTGGCCAAGACCATGGAACAGAGTTGGGCCTCCTGCAGACCCAGGGCGCCCAGCACCTGGCACTGGCCCCTTCCTGAGTTTTACGCAGAAAATGCCAGGTCCCTCCTGCAAACATGCTTCCTTCTCTGGGCTCAGAGCCAATGTGACGGGAAACTCTGACTCTTCATGCATCTGATTATAGGGAGTCAAGAGTGTAGCAACGGTCATGAGGAGCCCGAGAAGTCATCTCAGATTGCTGGGGTCAGAGGGCATGACCTTCTGGTTTAGGTCTCCTCATGTCACAGAATCATGCAAATAGTGTTGCTTAAGGCCTGACTTAAAACAATCAAAACGccttttctcatggttctggaggctagaagtacAAAGTCAAGCTTGTGGCAGGATTGGTTCCTTCTAGAGATGCTTAGGGAGGTCTGCTCCAGGCCTCTTGCCCAGCTTCTGGTGGATACAGGTAATCCTTGATATTCCTTGACTTGGAGATGCCtcacttcagtctctgcctctgttttcacaTGGCCATCTTCTGCTCTGTTTCTTTACATGGCCTTCTCCTCTCTGTGCCTGTGTCCAGAATTCCTTCTAAGAAGGACACCAGCCTCTAGGGCCCACCTGACTCCACTgtaacctcatcttaacttgattatatGTACAAAGACCCTACTGACAAGTTAGGTCTCATTCTGTTTCCATACCAAATCCTATCTGAAAACAGTGTACTTAAGAATCTTCACAGCTTCTGTTAGAGACATAATTGACATAATTCCTTTATAGGAATGAAGGAAAATACTCCCATTTTTGAACCATCCTTTTATGTCAGTTCTACACAATTGCCTGttactttatacatattttaaaagatataattatgtaaatatttaatattctgctAATTTGATTTTGAATTGTAAATGTCAAGTATCCTGCTATTATACTTTGTTAAAAAGGAAACAGCAtagatttttagaatatttttatgaagaaatttaaggcactgaaaataaaaaaattaggtcACTTTCTGGAGTTTTTGGTGAATATAAATTTGGTGAGAGGGGGGACACTACTCAAGCCCCTCTTCATTTAATATGAATTGAGTTCCTATTCCCCTCCAGTCTCATCACATTCCTGCTTCCCCAGGGACTTCCTCCTGGTCTTCAAACACATTTCTATCTGGATGGTCCTTGCCCCTCGCCCCGCATGCTTTTCCTCTCTATCGTCCTTTGGGTATCAACTCAGATGATACTTTTTCTGGGTCAAGTCACCCTGTTTTATGTTCTCATGAaactcctttcccttcctttatGGCACATATCAGAGTctgtaattattcatttatttatgtgagTGGTGTTTGTCTTGACCAAATACAGGAATCCAGTTTCCTTTCCCTCACCGTTCTATCCCCAGAGTTTAGCACAGTGTTTGTGGAGGAAACGAAGCCACACCTGGCATTGAGGCTGGGGCACCACGAGATAAAAGTCAGAGTTGGGTGTTACGATGAAGGAGGTGATGATGCCTTGTGTCCTCAAGTTGCTTGTCTGTGTAGAACTTGTGTCTGTGATTCCTGATGGGCTGGTTGACTAGACTTGGCTCTGGCAACGTGTTTACCTGAGCTACAAACCCAGCCCAGGCACTGCTCTTGATTctgtattttctctcatttcccaCATCCCACTGATGATCACATCCTATCGATGTTGCCTGTCCACCTCTCTTGGTCTCTGCCAGCACTGCTCAAATGGAGACCTTTATAATTTCCAGCTTCCAAAATAGCCTCCTGGCAGCCATATTTGTCTTTCAATTTCCTCTCAGCACTGTAGGCAGGTCAGTTTTTCTAAAGTGCAAATTTGAATAGCTCGCTATATTAGTTTGCTGGGGCTGTTGAAACAAAGTACCATGCACTGAGAGGCATAACAGTGGAAATGTACTGTCTCACAGTTGCCGGGATGAAAAGTCCACAAAGTGTCAGCgtggttggttccttctgagggctgtgaggaAGTGTCTGTTCCATGCCTCTGTACTTGACTTACAGATGGGGTCTTCTCCTTGTGTCtcttctcatcctctttcattttgcatgtgtgtttctgtgttcaaatttccccttttaatgAGGACGCCAGTCATATTAGATTAGGATCCACCCGGATAACCTCATTTCAACTTGATTACCTCTGAAAAGACCCTacctccaggggacttccctggtggtccagtggttaagaatctgccttccaaggcaggagatgcaagtttgatccctgatcgggtaACCAGAATCCCACATGCTaccaactacagagcccatgtgctctggagcccccaagccaccactagagaaaagcccgttcGCTGCCATAAagatcccatgagctgcaactaagaccagatgcagccaaaaatacataaatattaaaaaaataatttaagaatctTAAAGATCCTGTTTATGAATAAGGTCACAATCTGAGGTTCTTGGGATTAGgctaggctaagtcacttcagtcatgtccgactctgtgtgaccccatagaccgaagcctatcaggctcccccgtccctgggattctccaggcaagaacactggagtaggttgccatttccttctccaatgcatgaaagtgaaaagtgaaagtgaagtcactcagttgtgtccaaccctcagcgaccccatggactgcagccttccaggctcctccatccatgggattttccaggcaagagtactggagtggggtgccattgccttctcctcttgggATTAGGGCTCcaatatatctttttttgggggggacacATTTCAACCCATAATAGTTACTTTTCTACTGCAGAAGACTCcttgttgctaagttgcttcagttgtgtccaactctttgtgaccctatgaactgtagcccaccaggctcctctgtccttaggattctccagggaagaatagtggggtgggttgccatttccttcttcaggggatcttcctgactcagggatcagaccagcatctcttatgtctcctgcattgacattgacaggcaggttctttaccactagagctaactgggaagcccccagcctCCCTGTTACCCATAGACTAAAGGCCAACTCTTTCCTGAGCTTACAGTGCATCCTATGATGTGTCTCCTGCTGGGCTCTGCGTCTCATCTTTTGCCTCCCTCTCTACTCTCTTTCATGCCAGCATTTCTTGCTTCTTCTTGCCTTGGGGATTTACTGTTCCATCTGTTTGAAATGTTCCCCATACCCCGTTTGTTAGCTCTGGTGGCTGGTGGTCACTCAGAATGGATACCCCATCCTTTCTGAAGCCTGGCCTGCCCTTCTTCCTGGATGGGCACCTGGGTGAGGTGCCCCTTTGGCACACATAGCACGGAACTGAATCTCAGTATTTCCAAGGCTGTCTTCCCTACTTAAGCTGCATAAGAATGAGGATTGTGTCTGGTTCTTCGTTACACCATCCACTCTGGCGCCATGCCTGGGACATAAAAAtcccttgataaatatttgtaaaatgaaagcaTGCCTGGATGGTCATTTAGGAGTTTGAACAGATGGAAGGAAGAGTTGTGGCAGATCTCAAGTTGCAATCTTAAGAGCAGCATTCCATTTCATTCACCGCATGCGGTTGGGGCAGAGTCCAGGCAGGAATAGCTCGAGCCTGCTCTCCTGGAAGGTGCCTCTTGATTTCTCATTGCTTCAAC is part of the Bos indicus isolate NIAB-ARS_2022 breed Sahiwal x Tharparkar chromosome 11, NIAB-ARS_B.indTharparkar_mat_pri_1.0, whole genome shotgun sequence genome and harbors:
- the LOC109565615 gene encoding olfactory receptor 1L3-like; the protein is MERVNQTSSVSEFILLGLSSRPEDQKPLFALFFIMYVVTIVGNVLIILAIRSDTQLQTPMYFFLSILSFIDVCYTTTIVPKMLVNFLSKKKSISYAECMTQMYFFLAFANTESYLLAAMAIDRYVAICDPFHYVTTMNRHRCVLLVTFSCSISHLHSLLLVLLINHLLFCDSNIIHHFLCDINPLLKLSCSSTLVNEIVINTEGLVTLVSPFICVIISYLRILIVVLKIPLAAGKHKAFSTCGSHVTMVTLFYGSIIYVYFRPLSTYTIKDRVATVIYTILSSMLNPFLYSLRNKDMKRDLRKLMSRRMS